In Acidianus brierleyi, one genomic interval encodes:
- a CDS encoding XdhC family protein: MTDSKVRYTYFVHVSDFIDRVKELLENEEDFAIVEVIKTEGPTALKTGNKLIVKKDGSFEGWIGGFCTKDEIINNSLEVIRDGVPRFLYLKTCHGGLLYLYIDPMLPRKKLILIGDNPIIYYLENLGQNIGFNIIVINKIIDIDKIKINRNTFAVVATMGEQDHEYIEALLNTNIRYIGVIAGKKRGEDLISFLHNKGYKDDILDRIKVPAGLDINAKSPEEIALSILSEITKISKENKIEKVEEGEIDVVCGMTVSKSVPYYSTVGEKTYYFCSKFCKDKFEANPQIYIK; the protein is encoded by the coding sequence ATGACAGATAGCAAAGTTAGATATACTTATTTTGTTCATGTTTCCGATTTTATAGATAGAGTCAAAGAACTATTAGAAAATGAAGAAGACTTTGCTATAGTAGAGGTAATTAAAACTGAGGGACCCACTGCCCTAAAAACTGGTAATAAGTTGATTGTTAAAAAAGATGGTTCGTTTGAAGGTTGGATAGGAGGATTCTGTACTAAAGATGAGATAATAAATAATTCTTTAGAGGTTATAAGAGACGGAGTACCGAGATTTTTGTATTTAAAAACCTGTCATGGTGGTTTGCTTTACCTATATATTGATCCTATGTTACCAAGGAAGAAGCTAATTTTAATTGGAGATAATCCGATAATATACTATCTTGAAAATTTAGGACAGAATATAGGATTTAATATAATAGTTATTAATAAGATAATAGATATAGATAAAATAAAAATAAATAGAAATACATTCGCTGTTGTAGCTACCATGGGAGAGCAAGATCACGAGTATATTGAGGCACTGTTAAACACTAACATAAGATATATAGGAGTTATTGCTGGAAAGAAGAGAGGAGAAGATCTAATATCGTTTTTACATAATAAGGGCTACAAAGACGATATATTAGACAGAATAAAAGTTCCAGCTGGATTAGATATAAATGCCAAATCTCCAGAGGAGATTGCATTAAGTATTTTATCAGAGATTACTAAAATTTCAAAAGAAAATAAGATCGAGAAAGTAGAGGAAGGGGAGATTGATGTAGTATGTGGAATGACAGTTTCTAAATCTGTTCCTTATTATTCTACTGTTGGTGAAAAAACTTATTACTTCTGTAGTAAATTCTGTAAAGATAAATTTGAAGCTAATCCACAAATATATATCAAATAA
- a CDS encoding FAD binding domain-containing protein, which produces MTIMYPASFEYFSPLNMDEVLELLSKYYKDGAKILAGGQSLIIAMKLRIISPKYVIDINNIPSLSFINESDGYLKIGALTRYVDLEDSDLIKTKYPLLYEAVKNIADPIVRNWGTIGGNICYNFPGNNLPAVMLAYNARFIVRNLSGSRTISAKDFFLGPLQTSLKEDEILTEIQIPIPQPKNSGYFIKLAKRTGDFAIVSTAVNLSLNYDGTVKEAGIAIGGATNNPVKIVKAEEALVGSKINDELIREVGKIVSDVIEPVEEPFGPPVDYKKAMAGVLTIRAIKQSLKNIIG; this is translated from the coding sequence ATGACTATTATGTATCCTGCATCTTTTGAATATTTTTCTCCATTAAATATGGATGAAGTATTAGAGCTCTTATCTAAATATTATAAGGACGGAGCTAAGATTCTGGCTGGAGGACAGAGTTTAATAATTGCAATGAAATTAAGAATTATATCACCAAAATATGTTATAGATATAAATAATATTCCGAGTTTATCATTTATTAATGAATCAGACGGATATCTAAAAATTGGCGCGTTAACTAGATACGTAGATTTGGAAGACTCAGATCTAATTAAAACTAAGTATCCACTACTTTATGAAGCAGTTAAAAATATAGCAGATCCCATAGTTAGAAATTGGGGCACTATTGGAGGAAACATATGCTATAATTTTCCTGGTAATAACTTACCTGCAGTAATGTTAGCCTATAATGCTAGATTTATAGTTAGAAATTTATCTGGAAGTAGAACTATTAGCGCTAAAGACTTCTTCTTGGGTCCCCTTCAAACATCTCTAAAAGAAGATGAAATACTAACTGAAATTCAGATACCTATTCCGCAACCAAAAAATAGTGGATATTTCATTAAACTAGCTAAGAGAACAGGTGATTTTGCAATAGTCTCAACTGCAGTTAATCTATCTTTAAATTATGATGGTACAGTTAAGGAAGCAGGAATTGCCATAGGAGGAGCAACTAATAACCCAGTAAAGATAGTTAAGGCAGAAGAAGCATTAGTAGGAAGCAAGATAAACGATGAGTTGATTAGAGAAGTTGGAAAAATAGTAAGTGACGTTATTGAGCCAGTGGAAGAACCTTTTGG